In Drosophila innubila isolate TH190305 chromosome 2R unlocalized genomic scaffold, UK_Dinn_1.0 1_C_2R, whole genome shotgun sequence, the following are encoded in one genomic region:
- the LOC117783065 gene encoding uncharacterized protein LOC117783065: protein MPGSLKTESDDNNVSQAKVRKPPLQRENPMEATPPVNDNDVVIVATPPAVIIDLTAETDDQLRISLKQQRLIDAVQRYPQLYDTQHPKYWNYQYRGMAWRDISDKLNEEATKLMQIWLQLQTRYEWELTYKKDVNSQLKNQLKFLEPHMSTTYLSVCKMSLYLRDAWFDPIAQYRSVLNLINVLKACPELMYYIVGDYRRCNYKHAFWQRVSAKTGESHQCCEVTWLLLRTLYKELAEMRKAGYQLRDEWYFENIMGSLYKIVAAYAVRRGQKRPNPSNQDNSCPTPPKLKSPNAELTAISYPRTTPPQPVPKLPLAIVYPLATKSSTSTSTSTTSTSTASNNTNRVIVTTSGNSSVFSLPRITAISDSVTSDSVTSDSVTSDSVTSDSVTSNSVTSDSVKPKDPPPTIKIEFFDCPVNGRMLYAIGNGRAANLNMPKLAVFIREVMAIPQLHSKDSELDSKIDDLWLKVSKKFRLQDVVCRAIWTFLANNFKLFPQIAPMAKLMRPFKTKLMVWEKSHRLFGKFDEIARKHNWMVHKMKLPALMQLFEKYEHLYADLRKPRPGESTSLPLRQYTKEEQQEVWRVARERFPFMNHRDVWAMFKFAFETFMKDLERGIENPWPKNWWHALKQLRFLINVRYHPLEPYYYIVHNKFMEEVKRCSIKDTFGCPTNVHLQMPWETEEAKHLFVGELSQYDKKVDSVAADVTETQQDKEEQKSDQDQDIVVELVDQKQQQTQPMDSEFMPVAEPAQSFKSDPRHPLPNEWTRPKNDQDQGIVMEVVDRRQQKTQPMDTDFMPVAEPSKSFKSDPRPPLPNVDAYELTRLLCNEPRTHDNMFNVEKRLAWLRISKKLKTTVTDCRLSLQYALREQRMWKIRDPSGHCSLSAKYFGPMTDLYNKVMETYPGPTESEVKDALCPTRYIPDINMFTCKPSLVVKNWSYAVGTIPLHSQALLCRRLHSIFAKYAKLAKGEDCPSQVESNCNNDDILSISDVTSSDNIEEEDS from the exons atgcCGGGAAGTCTGAAAACGGAGAGTGATGATAATAATGTTTCCCAAGCAAAAGTGAGAAAGCCGCCGCTGCAACGAGAGAATCCAATGGAGGCGACACCGCCTgtcaatgataatgatgtggTAATTGTGGCAACACCACCAGCTGTTATCATTGACCTCACTGCGGAAACTGATGATCAATTAAGGATTTCTCTGAAACAGCAGCGTCTCATCGATGCTGTCCAGAGATATCCACAGCTCTACGATACACAGCATCCGAAATATTGGAACTATCAATATCGTGGCATGGCTTGGAGGGACATCTCCGACAAGTTAAATGAAGAGGCAACAAAGCTAATGCAGATCTGGTTGCAACTCCAAACGCGCTACGAATGGGAGCTCACTTATAAAAAGGATGTCAACTCACAGTTGAAGAACCAACTCAAATTCCTGGAACCTCATATGTCCACAACATATTTGAGTGTGTGCAAGATGTCATTGTATCTACGGGATGCCTGGTTCGATCCTATTGCGCAATACCGCAGTGTTTTGAATCTGATCAATGTGCTCAAAGCGTGTCCCGAGTTGATGTACTATATAGTGGGTGACTATCGGCGTTGTAATTATAAGCATGCGTTTTGGCAACGTGTCTCGGCTAAGACAGGTGAGAGTCATCAATGTTGCGAGGTCACGTGGCTGCTGTTGCGCACTTTGTATAAGGAACTGGCCGAGATGCGTAAAGCTGGCTATCAGCTGCGGGACGAATGGTACTTTGAGAATATCATGGGATCGCTTTACAAGATAGTCGCCGCCTACGCTGTACGACGTGGTCAAAAGCGTCCAAATCCCTCGAATCAAGACAATTCCTGCCCAACTCCACCGAAATTAAAGTCACCTAACGCTGAGCTTACAGCGATTAGTTATCCACGTACAACTCCACCACAACCGGTGCCGAAATTGCCCCTTGCCATTGTCTATCCGCTGGCAACGAAGTCCTCgacctccacctccacctccacgACAAGCACATCGactgccagcaacaacactaacCGCGTAATTGTCACCACCAGCGGTAACAGCTCAGTCTTTTCGCTGCCCCGCATTACGGCAATTAG TGACAGCGTCACTAGTGACAGCGTCACCAGTGACAGCGTCACTAGTGACAGCGTCACCAGTGACAGCGTCACTAGTAACAGTGTCACCAGTGACAGCGTTAAGCCCAAGGATCCGCCACCGacaattaaaattgagttttttgaCTGTCCCGTAAATGGACGCATGTTGTATGCAATTGGCAATGGGCGGGCGGCAAACTTAAATATGCCCAAATTAGCGGTATTTATACGGGAGGTAATGGCTATACCACAGCTACACAGCAAGGATTCAGAATTGGACAGCAAAATCGATGATCTTTGGCTGAAAGTGTCCAAAAAGTTCCGGCTTcaag ATGTGGTTTGTCGGGCCATTTGGACATTTCTGGCGAATAACTTTAAACTGTTTCCACAAATTGCACCAATGGCGAAGTTAATGCGGCCTTTTAAGACCAAGCTCATGGTCTGGGAGAAGTCGCATCGTCTGTTTGGCAAATTTGATGAGATTGCACGCAAACATAATTGGATGGTTCATAAGATGAAGCTGCCAGCGTTGATGCAACTCTTTGAGAAGTACGAACATCTTTATGCGGATTTACGTAAACCAAGACCAGGGGAATCGACGTCACTGCCATTGCGTCAGTATACGAAGGAAGAACAACAGGAGGTGTGGCGTGTGGCACGTGAACGCTTTCCATTTA TGAATCATAGAGATGTTTGGGCCATGTTTAAGTTTGCGTTTGAAACTTTCATGAAGGACTTGGAGCGTGGCATTGAGAATCCCTGGCCAAAAAACTGGTGGCATGCGCTGAAGCAGTTGAGATTTCTGATTAATGTCCGTTATCATCCATTAGAGCCGTATTATTATATAGTGCACAACAAGTTCATGGAGGAGGTTAAACGTTGCAGCATTAAGGATACATTTGGGTGTCCAACAAATGTCCATTTGCAAATGCCCTGGGAGACGGAGGAGGCTAAACATTTGTTTGTCGGCGAGTTGAGTCAATACGATAAGAAAGTGGACAGCGTAGCGGCGGATGTGACGGAAACACAGCAGGACAAGGAGGAGCAAAAGAGTGATCAGGACCAGGATATTGTGGTAGAGTTGGTAGatcaaaagcaacagcaaacacaGCCTATGGATTCGGAATTTATGCCGGTTGCCGAACCAGCCCAGAGTTTTAAAAGCGATCCTCGTCATCCGCTGCCCAATGAGTGGACACGACCAAAGAATGATCAGGACCAGGGTATAGTAATGGAGGTGGTAGATCgaaggcaacaaaaaacacaGCCTATGGATACGGATTTCATGCCGGTTGCCGAACCATCCAAGAGTTTTAAGAGCGATCCTCGTCCTCCGCTGCCCAATGTGGATGCCTATGAGTTGACACGACTGCTCTGCAATGAGCCCAGGACCCATGACAATATGTTCAATGTAGAGAAGCGCTTAGCTTGGCTACGTATTTCCAAGAAACTCAAAACGACAG TAACCGATTGCCGTTTAAGTCTTCAATATGCATTGAGGGAACAGCGTATGTGGAAGATCAGGGATCCGAGTGGTCATTGCTCGCTCTCGGCAAAATATTTTGGCCCCATGACCGACTTATACAATAAAGTGATGGAAACATATCCCGGCCCGACAGAGTCCGAAGTCAAGGATGCATTGTGTCCGACACGTTATATACCAGACATCAATATGTTTACCTGTAAGCCCAGTTTGGTAGTCAAGAATTGGTCCTATGCTGTCGGAACCATTCCATTACATAGTCAAGCTCTATTATGCAGACGTTTGCATTCCATATTTGCCAAGTATGCAAAGTTGGCGAAGGGGGAGGATTGCCCATCTCAAGTGgaaagcaattgcaacaatGATGACATCTTGTCAATTAGCGATGTGACAAGCAGCGACAACATTGAGGAGGAAGATTCGTAG
- the LOC117783637 gene encoding mediator of RNA polymerase II transcription subunit 12 has translation MNYLQMPYESDYSEDGNKMGGMPQMGGQSQRASSMPMMTMPGTGMNMNQMQMPMGNMSPMGQMPMSTMSQMSYPMQGNMMQPQPMGMMPPMQQGQGQMTMSPVSMPTMSQLPPGAVTPLSSMTMMPVMGGIDGSGMNVVVPDLQPLSAMSQMSPNGQMSQMSQMPQMSQMPQMQPQQQHQQQNNSRLSGGTSAGTSNWLNYGSAANGSQMMPSSMWNYSQSYPSMQTMQSIPQQHQQQPQQQQQQQPRMKSQYDYSTNTSIYREARNGLNSPTMQDSMRYSRSSSDGKKVPHWR, from the exons atgaactATTTACAAATGCCCTACGAATCGGATTATTCCGAAGATGGCAATAAG ATGGGAGGCATGCCTCAGATGGGTGGCCAGTCACAACGTGCATCATCCATGCCAATGATGACCATGCCGGGGACGGGCATGAATATGAATCAGATGCAGATGCCTATGGGAAATATGTCGCCGATGGGCCAGATGCCGATGTCGACAATGAGCCAAATGTCTTATCCGATGCAGGGGAACATGATGCAACCACAACCGATGGGCATGATGCCACCGATGCAACAAGGGCAAGGCCAGATGACCATGTCGCCAGTCTCGATGCCAACCATGTCCCAATTACCACCTGGAGCTGTAACACCCTTGAGCAGCATGACCATGATGCCAGTTATGGGTGGGATCGATGGCAGCGGTATGAATGTGGTTGTGCCCGATCTGCAGCCACTGTCGGCCATGTCTCAAATGAGTCCCAATGGCCAAATGTCCCAAATGTCACAAATGCCCCAAATGTCCCAAATGCCCCAaatgcaaccacaacaacaacatcagcagcaaaaTAATAGCAGATTGTCCGGCGGTACCAGTGCCGGAACCTCCAATTGGTTGAATTACGGCAGCGCTGCCAACGGATCCCAAATGATGCCCAGCAGTATGTGGAACTACTCTCAGAGCTATCCCAGCATGCAGACTATGCAGAGTATAccacagcagcatcagcagcagccacagcaacaacaacaacaacaaccccgTATGAAATCCCAATATGATTATTCTACCAACACTAGTATCTATAGGGAGGCTCGCAATGGTTTAAA ctCGCCAACAATGCAGGACTCTATGCGGTATTCCAGGAGCAGCAGTGATG GCAAAAAGGTTCCTCATTGGCGCTAA
- the LOC117783066 gene encoding putative helicase mov-10-B.1, with protein sequence MEIDEYAPKDSMLQALKVNFNDESLIAAEKDIVAYLQTQQLNRDNTKVNPEDVLTADIDELVLVPKASLLASPRPKHLILEQLPHIHESIGSEIEWNLQMRRHVGHITKVERTSVTFNCNSSPDFQKFKTSKVVIPTSFKLINESIATNVEQLQAVKQILAGPSTLAPYIVFGPPGTGKTTTIVEAILQLYSPSSNKRIIVTAGSNSACDTIGLRICECIEKDERFSYDREMSNSILLRVFSDSRSEKDLKLVHPLVLRNSNYHHIKNAKQGIEEDPIDLNEYGIIVATLCKVACMARKRKLKNVKHIFIDEAAASSEPESLLGIVHLKNRDCHVILSGDHKQLGPVIKSKRASSLGLGQSLMGRLMDSELYKVDDSGNYDCTLQTRLRRNYRSHPEIVGLFNKLYYNNELVPLAPLERINQAANWDLLPNAQFPILFQATYGKTERQPLSFSSYNELEAEVLCWFVWILLKKGLGNGSKVEQEDIGVISPYLAQCALLSKKLRQRVSASLKTLSSLSISASCTDIF encoded by the exons atggaaattgaTGAATACGCACCCAAAGATTCCATGCTACAGGCACTTAAAGTCAATTTCAATGACGAGAGTCTGATAGCAGCTGAAAAAGACATTGTCGCATATTTGCAGACTCAGCAACTAAACCGAGATAAT ACGAAAGTGAATCCTGAAGATGTGCTAACCGCCGACATTGACGAACTAGTGCTGGTGCCCAAAGCCAGTTTGTTAGCCTCGCCAAGGCCAAAGCACCTTATCTTGGAACAGCTACCGCATATACACGAGAGTATCGGTTCTGAAATAGAATGGAACCTACAAATGCGCCGACATGTTGGTCACATCACGAAGGTGGAACGCACCAGCGTCACCTTCAACTGTAATTCGAGTCCCGACTTCCAGAAATTCAAA ACATCGAAGGTCGTTATTCCGACTTCTTTTAAGCTAATCAACGAATCtattgcaacaaatgttgaacAGTTGCAGGCTGTTAAGCAAATCCTAGCTGGTCCAAGCACTTTGGCACCCTATATTGTATTCGGACCGCCTG GCACTGGTAAAACCACGACCATTGTTGAGGCCATTCTACAACTATATAGCCCATCCTCAAATAAACGTATAATTGTAACTGCAGGATCGAATTCAGCTTGTGATACTATTGGACTAAGGATTTGTGAGTGTATTGAGAAAGACGAAAGATTTTCTTATGACCGCGAAATGtcaaattcaattcttttGCGAGTGTTTTCGGATTCAAGATCAGAAAAAGACTTGAAATTGGTGCATCCGTTGGTATTGAGAAACTCTAACTACCATCACATAAAGAACGCTAAACAAGGGATAGAAGAAGATCCGATAGACTTGAATGAGTATGGCATCATTGTGGCCACATTGTGTAAAGTTGCCTGCATGGCTCGAAAGAGAAAGCtaaaaaatgtcaaacacATTTTCATTGATGAGGCGGCAGCATCCTCTGAGCCGGAATCGCTTTTAGGTATCGTGCACCTTAAAAACCGTGACTGTCATGTGATACTCTCCGGTGATCACAAGCAATTAGGTCCGGTTATCAAGAGCAAACGTGCATCATCACTGGGTCTGGGTCAGTCTCTGATGGGACGTCTGATGGACAGCGAGTTGTACAAGGTAGACGATAGTGGTAACTACGATTGCACATTGCAGACCCGTTTACGTCGAAACTACAGATCTCATCCGGAGATTGTGGGTCTGTTTAACAAGCTCTATTATAATAACGAGCTCGTCCCACTTGCGCCACTGGAAAGGATCAACCAGGCCGCCAACTGGGACTTGCTGCCCAATGCACAGTTCCCCATATTATTCCAGGCCACATATGGCAAAACGGAACGTCAACCTTTATCCTTCAGCAGTTACAACGAGTTGGAAGCCGAGGTCCTTTGCTGGTTCGTGTGGATTCTGCTCAAAAAGGGACTAGGCAATGGCTCAAAAGTGGAGCAAGAGGACATTGGTGTCATTTCACCCTACTTGGCGCAGTGTGCGCTTCTTAGCAAGAAACTCCGTCAGCGGG TCTCAGCCAGTCTGAAGACCTTAAGTTCATTATCGATCAGTGCAAGTTGCACGGACATCttttaa
- the LOC117783067 gene encoding protein ORD: protein MEKKSKKTELRITKLTIQDCLGCKNVNITFPEVDNVHLLLFNLAKTSRDQVSSSSRTITPVGQALKLLCTKEYATAASLQHLPLLEIGKGCVKMSFKLKCFADIATQRESDSESDLDMNPSTSTQAQVRQQLRCERRGANRSGHDIEYNVIVIRRFDDVRFLDRVSIQIDSGNYQQFAFVDYHDTFFVQPQHKSDSLDNVNKNCVTNWLNIIQSNANFYRQLKSDGNPFENFAKLFNYPDYEQPELLEKMATKCLAAIEIVRLSERRFVLQIFEQVRQIFEFITFSEYTVWFFVPRLNMYTTLDQVNVADFDLHNVRTRIKLSSDKNIFFWHYADHNIMDILLVSFQIALAKASNQSVLFLSQLDKLAEFVTLQYIRAFFINNYYAKDATSPKWISKRYLNRIIEVSTSLGLVVFIEYPSGVTLLPENRQVIKCIQRHNECNDSITWQVFMDVTKKADSGVEHLKSIMKIN, encoded by the exons ATGGagaagaaaagtaaaaaaactgAATTGCGTATAACAAAG CTGACTATTCAGGATTGTTTAGGctgcaaaaatgtaaatattacaTTCCCGGAAGTGGATAACGTGCATCTATTGCTCTTCAATCTGGCCAAAACGAGTAGAGACCAAGTATCTTCATCATCGCGAACAATTACTCCAGTTGGGCAGGCTCTCAAGCTGCTGTGCACCAAGGAGTATGCAACTGCAGCCAGCTTGCAACACTTGCCACTGCTCGAAATTGGTAAAGGCTGTGTGAAAATGTCGTTTAAGCTCAAGTGTTTTGCCGACATTGCAACACAACGCGAGTCGGATTCAGAAAGCGATTTGGACATGAATCCGAGCACTTCAACCCAGGCACAAGTGCGTCAGCAATTGCGATGTGAGCGTCGAGGAGCTAACAGATCAGGTCACGATATTGAGTATAATGTGATAGTGATTCGTCGATTCGACGACGTCCGATTCCTTGATCGTGTCAGTATTCAGATCGATTCTGGAAATTATCAACAGTTTGCCTTTGTCGACTACCatgatacattttttgtgcAGCCGCAACATAAAAGTGATTCATTAGACAATGTGAACAAAAACTGCGTTACCAACTGGCTGAATATCATTCAGTCCAATGCGAATTTCTACAGGCAACTCAA AAGCGATGGCAATCCCTTTGAGAACTTTGCCAAACTCTTCAACTACCCGGACTATGAGCAACCGGAGCTTTTGGAAAAGATGGCCACAAAATGCCTGGCGGCCATCGAAATAGTGCGACTCAGCGAACGCCGCTTTGTGTTGCAAATCTTTGAGCAAGTGCGTCAGATTTTTGAATTCATCACCTTTAGTGAGTACACCGTGTGGTTCTTTGTTCCACGTCTGAATATGTACACTACATTGGATCAGGTG AACGTGGCTGACTTTGATTTACACAATGTGCGAACAAGAATCAAATTGAGCAGCGATAAAAACATATTCTTTTGGCATTATGCCGATCATAACATCATGGATATACTTTTAGTGTCCTTCCAGATAGCACTGGCCAAGGCCAGCAATCAGTCGGTGCTGTTCTTGAGTCAGCTGGATAAG CTGGCCGAATTTGTTACCTTACAATATATAAGAGCCTTCTTTATAAACAACTATTATGCCAAAGATGCCACTTCACCG AAATGGATTTCTAAACGGTATTTGAATCGCATCATTGAGGTATCGACTTCGCTGGGTCTCGTTGTCTTCATCGAGTATCCGAGTGGCGTGACGCTGCTGCCAGAGAATCGTCAGGTGATCAAATGCATTCAACGTCATAATGAATGTAATGACTCCATCACTTGGCAGGTGTTTATGGATGTTACCAAAAAAGCCGACAGTGGCGTAGAGCATCTAAAGagtataatgaaaattaattag